The proteins below are encoded in one region of Betaproteobacteria bacterium:
- a CDS encoding YdcF family protein — protein sequence MSLAWTLKLLISLLLLPPGNGLALLCVAGVFRRRRWAFGLAVFGAALLAAQCVAPVADRLIGSLESQNAPLAKGQPDAGAIVILGSGLATDAAEYGGDTASDRTLIRTRYGAVLARQYGLPVLVTGGRPLKARRSEAEVMAGILQDELGVAVRWQETASMDTAENAALSAAILKAADIRRIVLVTHAFHMPRARRLFEQAGLEVIPAPTAFFSHQQSTWEPIEFLPQAYALRTSYYALHEWLGLAWISLTH from the coding sequence ATGTCACTCGCCTGGACCCTGAAATTACTGATCAGCCTGCTCTTGTTGCCCCCCGGCAACGGACTGGCGCTACTCTGTGTGGCCGGCGTTTTCCGACGCCGACGCTGGGCTTTCGGACTGGCCGTCTTTGGCGCGGCACTGCTGGCCGCGCAATGTGTCGCGCCGGTCGCCGATCGACTGATCGGGTCGCTGGAAAGTCAGAACGCCCCGCTGGCCAAGGGCCAGCCTGACGCCGGAGCCATCGTCATCCTCGGCAGCGGCCTGGCGACCGACGCGGCAGAATATGGCGGCGATACCGCCAGCGACCGGACGCTGATCCGGACCCGTTATGGCGCCGTACTGGCTCGCCAGTACGGTCTGCCCGTGCTGGTCACCGGCGGTCGTCCGCTCAAGGCCCGCCGCTCCGAAGCCGAGGTCATGGCCGGCATCCTGCAGGACGAATTGGGCGTGGCTGTGCGCTGGCAGGAAACGGCCTCGATGGATACTGCCGAGAATGCCGCCCTCTCGGCCGCCATACTCAAGGCCGCCGACATCCGTCGCATCGTCCTCGTCACCCATGCCTTCCACATGCCACGTGCCCGGCGACTTTTTGAACAGGCCGGGCTGGAGGTCATTCCCGCGCCGACTGCCTTCTTCAGCCACCAGCAATCGACCTGGGAACCCATCGAATTTCTGCCTCAGGCCTACGCCCTGCGAACGAGCTATTACGCGCTGCATGAATGGCTGGGCCTGGCCTGGATTTCACTGACACACTGA
- a CDS encoding acyltransferase codes for MSKPANRMPLIDALKAIAALLVLLNHFSSYGPLAEAARDAFPAISGWIFEYCRMAVQVFLVIAGFLAARGLSAEGQALSVSPLPLIWKRYLRLAVPYLAAIGLAIIASAIANQWLDDEAIPARATFVQWLAHAALLHSLLGFDSLSAGVWYIAIDFQLFALMATLLWLGRRNIVAPALVLGMTIVSLFWFNRDASWDNWAIYFFGSYGLGAAAWWASDRRQLSAWLGVILTIVMAALVLDFRLRIALALVIALLLGFSRRTGLLETWPDTKPLAFLGQISYSIFLVHFPVLLLANCVYALLGLSSPISTVFALMLTMATSIGVATLFYRWIEGPEASQRITAGLGRLSASFGSFVQLATRLARRAILGRA; via the coding sequence ATGAGCAAACCCGCCAACCGCATGCCGCTGATCGACGCTTTGAAGGCGATCGCGGCGCTGCTCGTCCTGCTCAACCACTTTTCATCCTACGGCCCCCTCGCCGAAGCAGCACGCGACGCGTTCCCGGCGATCTCCGGCTGGATCTTCGAATATTGCCGCATGGCCGTACAGGTTTTCCTGGTCATTGCCGGGTTTCTCGCTGCCCGAGGCCTGTCAGCGGAAGGTCAGGCGCTGTCGGTTTCCCCGCTGCCATTAATCTGGAAGCGATACCTGCGGCTGGCGGTTCCCTATCTGGCGGCCATCGGCCTGGCCATTATCGCCTCCGCCATCGCCAACCAGTGGCTGGATGACGAAGCCATCCCTGCCCGCGCGACCTTCGTGCAATGGCTGGCCCACGCAGCCTTGCTGCACAGCCTGCTGGGCTTCGATTCGTTATCGGCCGGAGTCTGGTACATCGCCATCGACTTCCAGCTCTTCGCGCTGATGGCCACGCTGCTCTGGCTTGGCCGCCGCAACATCGTCGCCCCGGCGCTGGTGCTGGGCATGACTATCGTCTCACTGTTCTGGTTCAACCGCGACGCCAGTTGGGACAACTGGGCAATCTACTTTTTTGGCTCCTACGGGCTAGGCGCTGCCGCCTGGTGGGCCTCTGACCGCCGGCAACTTTCGGCCTGGCTCGGTGTGATTCTAACCATCGTCATGGCTGCATTGGTCCTCGATTTCCGCCTGCGCATCGCGCTTGCCCTTGTGATCGCCCTGTTACTGGGCTTCAGCCGCCGTACCGGTCTGCTCGAAACCTGGCCCGATACCAAGCCACTAGCCTTTCTCGGCCAGATCTCCTATTCGATTTTCCTGGTGCACTTCCCGGTATTACTGCTGGCCAACTGCGTCTATGCCCTGCTCGGCCTATCTTCACCAATATCTACCGTTTTCGCGCTGATGCTGACGATGGCGACCAGCATTGGCGTAGCCACGCTTTTCTATCGCTGGATCGAAGGCCCCGAGGCCAGCCAGCGAATCACAGCGGGGCTGGGCCGGCTCTCGGCCAGCTTCGGTTCATTCGTGCAACTGGCTACACGGCTGGCCCGTCGCGCCATCCTCGGCAGAGCCTGA
- a CDS encoding metallophosphoesterase: MNDKSLAALSLAILLAGNPEVLLAQSTTPIPPVLLAVGDIADCGPGAAKTAKLVESRPGLILALGDLAYPNGSQSDFKRCFMPTWGPFVKRMKAVPGNHEYMTNGAKPFFTTLGESAGPAGKGYFSFDFHDWHIVGLNSHTKIDENSPQIQWLKRDLETSSARCILAFVHLPRFSSGEGGDNDDVDAAWRLLQQAGASLMLVGHDHIYERFAPLDAEGKLDKINGMRSFTVGTGGAYLDQKPWWQRSNSEALITSQWGILKLELNATSYKWSFINIDEKVMDSGQMDCRQRIVQPR; the protein is encoded by the coding sequence ATGAACGACAAATCTCTGGCCGCACTTTCTCTGGCAATCTTGCTTGCCGGCAATCCAGAGGTTTTGCTCGCCCAATCGACAACCCCAATTCCACCTGTATTGCTGGCCGTCGGCGACATCGCCGATTGCGGGCCGGGTGCGGCCAAGACTGCAAAACTGGTCGAATCCAGGCCAGGTCTAATACTGGCGCTTGGTGATTTGGCTTATCCCAATGGGAGTCAATCCGACTTCAAGCGTTGCTTTATGCCAACCTGGGGGCCATTCGTTAAACGAATGAAAGCGGTGCCCGGCAACCACGAGTACATGACCAACGGAGCCAAGCCGTTTTTCACGACGCTAGGCGAATCCGCAGGCCCCGCAGGTAAAGGATATTTCAGCTTTGATTTTCATGACTGGCATATCGTCGGCTTGAACAGCCACACCAAAATCGACGAGAACTCACCGCAAATCCAATGGCTCAAGCGCGATCTTGAAACCTCCTCGGCGCGCTGCATACTCGCCTTCGTGCACCTCCCTCGCTTCAGCTCCGGAGAGGGCGGAGACAACGACGATGTTGATGCCGCCTGGCGCTTGCTGCAGCAAGCGGGGGCAAGTCTGATGCTGGTTGGCCATGACCACATCTATGAGCGCTTTGCGCCGCTGGATGCAGAGGGAAAACTCGACAAGATAAATGGCATGCGTAGCTTTACTGTGGGAACGGGGGGCGCCTACCTGGACCAGAAACCATGGTGGCAACGCAGCAATTCAGAAGCGCTCATAACAAGCCAATGGGGCATCCTTAAACTGGAATTGAACGCAACCAGTTACAAGTGGTCGTTCATCAACATTGATGAGAAAGTTATGGATTCAGGTCAAATGGATTGTCGACAACGAATTGTTCAGCCTCGCTAG
- the rng gene encoding ribonuclease G, translating to MSEEILINFTPQETRVAVMQQGVVQELHIERTASRGLVGNVYLGRVCRILPGMQSAFIDVGLDRTAFLHVADIWQPRETATERPIEKILHDGQSILVQVVKDPIGTKGARLSTQVSIAGRMLVHLPQEKHIGISQRIESEAEREILREKITRLVPDDEPGGFIVRTMAESASDEEFVTDIAYLRKTWADIRDKARVSPPPTMLYQELSLGQRVLRDFVNPETTRMFIDSRENFQKLTAFAQEYTPAVMPLLEHYTGQRPLFDLHGVEDEIQKALARRVDLKSGGYLIMDQTEAMTTIDVNTGGFVGVRNFDDTIFKTNLEAAVTIARQLRLRNLGGIIIVDFIDMENEEHKKAVLDEFNKALASDHTRLTVNGFTALGLVEMTRKRTRESLAHVLCQPCPTCGGRGEVKTARTVAYEILRELLREARQFNAREYRILAGPAVVNLFLDEESQALAMLSDFIGKPVSLQSEPSYSPEQYDIVLM from the coding sequence ATGTCTGAAGAAATCCTGATCAATTTCACACCGCAGGAAACGCGCGTTGCTGTCATGCAACAAGGCGTTGTCCAGGAGTTGCATATCGAGCGCACAGCCAGTCGCGGTCTGGTTGGCAATGTGTATCTGGGGCGCGTCTGTCGCATCCTGCCCGGCATGCAGTCAGCGTTCATCGATGTCGGGCTGGATCGCACGGCATTTTTGCATGTTGCGGACATCTGGCAACCGCGCGAAACGGCCACCGAACGGCCCATCGAGAAGATTCTGCATGACGGCCAAAGCATTCTCGTTCAGGTCGTCAAGGATCCGATCGGCACCAAGGGTGCCCGACTGTCAACGCAGGTTTCCATCGCTGGCCGCATGCTGGTACACCTGCCGCAGGAAAAACACATCGGCATCTCGCAGCGTATCGAGTCCGAGGCAGAGCGCGAAATTCTGCGCGAAAAGATTACACGCCTGGTGCCGGATGATGAACCGGGGGGCTTTATTGTCCGGACGATGGCTGAAAGCGCCAGTGACGAAGAGTTCGTCACCGATATCGCCTATTTGCGCAAAACCTGGGCAGATATTCGTGACAAGGCCAGAGTTTCGCCGCCCCCGACCATGCTGTATCAGGAGCTTTCGCTTGGCCAGCGCGTGCTGCGTGACTTCGTCAATCCCGAAACGACACGCATGTTCATCGACTCTCGGGAGAATTTTCAGAAATTAACGGCATTTGCGCAGGAATATACGCCCGCGGTGATGCCCTTGCTGGAACACTACACCGGCCAACGCCCCTTGTTCGATCTGCATGGTGTCGAGGACGAGATTCAGAAGGCGTTGGCTCGTCGGGTCGATCTGAAGTCCGGGGGTTACCTGATCATGGATCAGACCGAGGCGATGACGACCATCGACGTGAACACCGGTGGTTTCGTCGGAGTACGTAATTTTGACGACACCATTTTCAAGACCAATCTCGAAGCGGCAGTCACCATCGCCCGCCAGCTACGCCTGCGCAATCTGGGTGGCATCATCATTGTCGACTTCATCGACATGGAAAATGAGGAGCACAAGAAAGCCGTCCTCGATGAGTTCAACAAGGCGTTGGCCAGTGACCACACCCGACTGACGGTCAATGGCTTCACTGCGCTTGGGCTGGTCGAAATGACCCGCAAGCGGACGCGTGAATCTTTGGCACACGTACTCTGCCAGCCTTGTCCAACCTGCGGCGGACGGGGCGAAGTGAAGACGGCACGTACCGTCGCTTACGAAATTCTTCGCGAGTTGCTGCGCGAGGCACGCCAGTTCAATGCCCGTGAATACCGCATCCTCGCCGGTCCCGCCGTCGTTAACCTCTTCCTCGACGAAGAGTCACAGGCGCTGGCCATGCTTTCCGATTTCATCGGCAAACCCGTTTCGTTGCAGTCCGAGCCCAGCTATTCGCCAGAGCAGTACGACATTGTTCTGATGTGA
- a CDS encoding tyrosine-type recombinase/integrase — protein sequence MARDKGLLSDLQIRHWIKAGTPLAKTDGNGLTFTLSAAGAAGWILRYSHGGRRRELSIGRYPDISLADARGIATIKRAEIMQGRNPAADKQKAKATAAKDWTVRELVKDYRAKKLVSLAESTQVSYGRHLKRIENRLGALTVREIEASDVIALIEASSLTWGESNMLLITTKCLFTHACGKRLVNTNPCHGIMLSALLGERPPKRQRLMLTREELHLLLNAGMRKRNSLIIRILLATAVRSAELYKAKWEDVYLDEARWRIPKSKTGPAMDIPLAPVVVGWFRELREMAGESAYVLPAWTRGRAARNGGDTHVSKDSIRETIGYWLDTDKPAVRRFTPHDLRSTMKSHMRALGVPRDISEMCLNHKLSGVEGIYDQHTYFDERKEALEKWAQFLVACESASNAVPITVAKAVQGPD from the coding sequence ATGGCACGAGACAAAGGGCTGCTATCGGACCTGCAGATCAGGCACTGGATCAAGGCGGGCACGCCACTGGCCAAGACTGACGGCAATGGTCTGACCTTCACGCTGTCCGCTGCCGGAGCGGCAGGCTGGATTCTTCGCTACAGCCACGGTGGCCGCCGACGCGAGCTGTCGATTGGCCGCTACCCCGACATCAGCCTGGCTGATGCGCGCGGAATCGCCACCATCAAGCGCGCCGAGATCATGCAAGGCCGCAACCCTGCCGCCGACAAGCAGAAAGCCAAGGCCACCGCGGCAAAGGACTGGACGGTGCGCGAGCTGGTCAAGGACTACCGGGCCAAAAAGCTCGTGAGCCTGGCCGAGAGCACGCAGGTGAGTTATGGGCGCCACCTCAAGCGCATCGAGAACCGGCTCGGTGCGCTGACCGTGCGCGAGATCGAGGCATCGGACGTAATTGCGCTGATCGAGGCCAGCTCGCTGACCTGGGGCGAGTCCAATATGCTGCTGATCACCACCAAATGCCTGTTCACCCACGCTTGCGGCAAGCGCCTGGTCAACACCAACCCGTGCCACGGCATCATGCTTTCGGCGCTGCTGGGCGAGCGGCCACCGAAACGACAACGCTTGATGCTGACCAGGGAAGAACTGCACCTTCTCTTGAACGCCGGCATGCGCAAGCGCAATTCGCTGATCATCCGCATCCTGCTGGCCACCGCTGTGCGCAGCGCGGAACTCTACAAGGCGAAGTGGGAGGACGTTTACCTCGACGAGGCGCGCTGGCGCATCCCGAAAAGCAAGACCGGCCCTGCGATGGATATCCCGCTGGCGCCTGTCGTCGTCGGGTGGTTCCGGGAACTGCGAGAGATGGCCGGCGAGTCGGCCTATGTGCTGCCCGCCTGGACACGGGGCCGCGCTGCGCGAAACGGTGGCGATACCCACGTCAGCAAGGACAGCATCCGTGAAACGATCGGCTACTGGCTCGACACCGACAAGCCGGCGGTGCGCCGCTTCACGCCGCACGACCTGCGCAGCACGATGAAGTCACACATGCGGGCGCTGGGTGTGCCGAGGGACATCTCCGAGATGTGCCTAAATCACAAGCTGTCGGGCGTGGAGGGGATTTACGACCAACATACCTACTTCGACGAGCGCAAGGAGGCATTGGAAAAGTGGGCTCAATTTCTTGTGGCATGCGAGTCCGCGAGCAATGCGGTGCCGATCACTGTGGCAAAGGCAGTTCAAGGGCCTGATTGA
- a CDS encoding SGNH/GDSL hydrolase family protein, producing the protein MINGPVWDERQLDGISPTILAIGDSWFWYPFNNLANPLHRILNRSREHIILVRGRNGATTSEYVKGRVREQIEWDLDKAQGYGRTIQAVFLSGGGNDFAGPDDMGSILNPDCSAFSRPAECYRPEQPDKLMARAVSNLAEVAGLVADKLPGIPVLIHGYDYASPCGKDFYGLGQWLQYPMDTAKINRGIQQGVVNDLLDSFAEILNEAAKDGKNIHTVNCLGTLKSEEWANELHPIRSGFTKLARKWAPVLQATRLIP; encoded by the coding sequence ATGATCAATGGCCCTGTCTGGGACGAACGCCAGCTCGACGGCATATCGCCAACCATCCTCGCCATTGGCGATTCCTGGTTCTGGTACCCCTTCAACAACCTCGCCAATCCGCTCCACAGGATTCTCAACCGAAGCCGCGAGCACATCATCCTCGTCCGCGGACGAAACGGTGCCACCACGTCGGAGTACGTCAAGGGGCGCGTCCGCGAGCAGATCGAATGGGATCTCGACAAGGCTCAAGGCTACGGCCGGACCATCCAGGCAGTATTCCTATCCGGCGGCGGAAACGACTTTGCCGGCCCGGACGATATGGGCAGCATCCTGAATCCCGACTGCAGTGCGTTTTCCCGCCCTGCTGAATGCTATCGACCCGAGCAGCCAGACAAACTGATGGCCCGCGCCGTTAGCAACCTCGCGGAGGTCGCCGGTCTCGTCGCCGATAAACTGCCAGGAATACCCGTCCTCATCCACGGCTACGACTATGCCAGCCCCTGCGGAAAGGATTTCTACGGCTTAGGCCAGTGGCTCCAATATCCAATGGATACCGCAAAAATCAACCGGGGCATCCAACAAGGTGTCGTCAACGACCTCCTTGATTCCTTCGCGGAAATATTAAACGAAGCAGCGAAAGACGGCAAAAACATCCACACAGTCAATTGTCTTGGTACGCTGAAATCCGAGGAGTGGGCCAATGAACTGCACCCCATCCGATCCGGGTTTACTAAGTTGGCCAGAAAATGGGCTCCCGTGCTCCAGGCAACCAGATTGATTCCCTAA
- a CDS encoding acetoacetate--CoA ligase — MNDAIGAQPLWTPNPATVGETRMAQLIAAQRKVNYAALWQWSVDQPEAFWSELWDFCGVVGDKGGTVLRHGDKMPGAQWFPEARLNYAENVLQRRDDSEALVFWGEDKVKRRMTRAELVAEVGRFQQFLRAAGVGEGDRVAGYLPNLPETLIAMLAATALGAIWSSASPDFGVQGVLDRFGQIEPKVLICVDGYWYNGKAVDCLAKNAEIVAKMPTLLQVVVVPYLDSAPDLSGIAHAIGWNELPAVNPKNAPIFKRVAFDHPLFIMFSSGTTGVPKCIVHCHGGVLLQHWKEHQLHSDVRPGDRLFYFTTCGWMMWNWLVSGLGCGATLLLYDGSPFAAGGTVLFDYAAAEKMRHFGTSAKFIDAAAKLGLTPGKTHELGALRAMFSTGSPLSPEGFDWVYREIKPDILLASISGGTDIVSCFVLGNPVLPVYRGEIQCRGLGMAVDVFDDTGRSIRGEKGELVCTRPFPAMPVGFWNDPDGKKYHAAYFERFDNIWCHGDFSELTTHDGVIIYGRSDATLNPGGVRIGTAEIYRQVESLPEILEALVIGQDWPPGRNEDVRVVLFVRLRDGEVLDAGLIERIKKQIRDNTTPRHVPSKVVQVQDIPRTKSGKIVELAVRNVVGEQPVKNIEALANPEALEYFRGRSELAS, encoded by the coding sequence ATGAACGATGCAATTGGCGCCCAGCCTTTGTGGACACCCAACCCCGCGACCGTGGGGGAGACCCGCATGGCGCAGCTGATCGCTGCGCAGCGCAAGGTAAATTATGCGGCGCTGTGGCAATGGTCGGTCGATCAGCCAGAGGCTTTCTGGTCTGAACTCTGGGATTTCTGCGGCGTGGTGGGCGACAAGGGGGGGACGGTGTTGCGCCATGGCGACAAAATGCCCGGCGCCCAATGGTTTCCCGAGGCCCGGTTGAACTACGCCGAAAATGTTTTGCAGCGCCGCGATGACAGTGAAGCGCTGGTGTTCTGGGGCGAAGACAAGGTCAAGCGACGCATGACACGGGCCGAACTGGTTGCCGAGGTGGGCCGTTTTCAGCAATTCCTGAGGGCCGCCGGGGTGGGCGAGGGCGACCGGGTCGCCGGCTATCTGCCCAACCTGCCGGAAACCTTGATTGCCATGCTGGCGGCCACCGCGCTGGGTGCCATCTGGTCATCGGCGTCACCTGACTTTGGCGTGCAGGGGGTGCTCGACCGTTTTGGCCAGATCGAGCCAAAAGTGCTGATCTGCGTCGATGGCTATTGGTACAACGGCAAAGCGGTCGATTGTCTGGCGAAAAACGCAGAAATCGTGGCCAAAATGCCGACCTTGCTCCAGGTTGTGGTCGTACCTTACCTCGATTCGGCTCCGGATTTGAGCGGCATTGCCCATGCCATCGGCTGGAACGAGCTTCCCGCGGTCAACCCGAAAAATGCGCCAATTTTCAAAAGAGTCGCCTTCGATCATCCATTGTTCATCATGTTCTCCAGCGGTACGACCGGCGTGCCGAAGTGCATCGTTCATTGCCACGGCGGGGTGCTGCTCCAGCATTGGAAAGAGCATCAATTGCACAGCGATGTGCGGCCCGGTGATCGGCTGTTCTACTTCACCACCTGCGGCTGGATGATGTGGAACTGGCTGGTCTCCGGGCTTGGCTGCGGCGCCACCTTGCTGCTGTACGACGGCTCGCCCTTTGCCGCAGGCGGCACCGTGCTGTTCGATTACGCCGCTGCCGAGAAGATGAGGCACTTCGGCACCTCGGCCAAATTCATCGATGCTGCTGCCAAGCTTGGTCTGACGCCGGGCAAGACACATGAACTCGGCGCCCTGCGGGCCATGTTCTCGACCGGCAGCCCACTGTCGCCAGAAGGCTTTGACTGGGTATATCGCGAGATCAAGCCGGACATTCTGCTGGCTTCGATTTCGGGCGGTACGGATATCGTGTCCTGCTTCGTGCTCGGTAATCCGGTGCTGCCGGTGTATCGCGGCGAAATCCAGTGCCGCGGCCTCGGCATGGCAGTCGATGTGTTTGATGATACAGGTCGGTCGATACGTGGCGAAAAGGGTGAACTGGTGTGCACCAGGCCATTCCCGGCCATGCCGGTGGGCTTCTGGAACGACCCGGACGGCAAGAAATATCACGCGGCCTATTTTGAACGCTTCGACAATATCTGGTGCCATGGCGATTTTTCGGAGCTGACGACGCACGATGGCGTGATCATTTACGGTCGTTCCGATGCAACGCTGAATCCTGGCGGGGTGCGTATTGGTACGGCGGAAATCTACCGCCAGGTTGAGTCGCTACCGGAAATTCTCGAAGCACTGGTTATCGGCCAGGACTGGCCACCCGGCAGGAACGAAGATGTGAGAGTCGTGCTTTTCGTCCGCTTGCGTGACGGCGAGGTGCTGGACGCCGGGTTGATCGAGCGAATCAAGAAACAGATCCGCGACAACACCACGCCGCGCCATGTGCCCAGCAAGGTCGTTCAGGTGCAGGACATTCCGCGAACCAAGTCGGGCAAGATTGTCGAACTTGCCGTGCGCAATGTCGTCGGTGAGCAACCGGTCAAGAATATCGAAGCGCTGGCGAATCCGGAAGCATTGGAATACTTCCGGGGACGTTCGGAACTCGCCAGCTAA
- a CDS encoding tRNA 5-hydroxyuridine modification protein YegQ has product MTKAPELLAPAGSLEMMRTAFDFGADAIYAGQPRYSLRVRNNEFGDLAKLGEGINEAHARGKQFFVVSNIIPHNAKLPTYLSDMAPVIALKPDALIMSDPGLIDMVRETWPEQVVHLSVQANTVNWAAVRFWQKMGVQRIILSRELSLDEVAEIRQRCPDIELEVFVHGALCIAYSGRCLLSGYFNHRDPNQGTCTNSCRWDYKVTTSDGQPAKMLKNEQEILLEEKQRPGELMPIEEDEHGTYILNSKDLRAIEHVHRLVEIGIDSLKIEGRTKSPYYVARTSQVYRQTIDDAVAGKPLDPALLRELEGLANRGYTDGFLQRHHDADYQNYLRGSSESDRSLYVGDAIQFDATRGLMEIDVKNRFSIGDKLECVHPSGNHVFTLTHMENKKGETVTVAPGSGHRVWINLPAMYTESFVARFV; this is encoded by the coding sequence ATGACCAAAGCCCCTGAACTCCTCGCGCCGGCCGGCTCACTCGAGATGATGCGCACCGCCTTCGATTTTGGCGCCGATGCCATCTACGCCGGGCAGCCGCGCTATAGCCTGCGCGTGCGCAATAACGAGTTCGGCGATCTGGCCAAACTGGGCGAAGGTATCAACGAAGCACACGCCCGCGGCAAGCAGTTTTTTGTCGTCAGCAACATCATCCCGCACAACGCCAAGCTGCCAACCTATCTCTCCGACATGGCCCCGGTCATCGCGCTGAAACCCGATGCGCTGATCATGTCCGACCCCGGCCTGATCGACATGGTGCGCGAAACCTGGCCGGAACAAGTTGTTCACCTGTCGGTGCAGGCCAACACAGTTAATTGGGCCGCCGTTCGCTTCTGGCAGAAAATGGGCGTCCAGCGCATCATTTTGTCGCGCGAACTGTCGCTCGACGAAGTCGCCGAAATCCGCCAGCGCTGCCCGGACATCGAACTGGAAGTCTTCGTCCACGGCGCGCTGTGCATCGCCTACTCCGGCCGCTGCCTGCTCTCCGGTTATTTCAATCACCGCGATCCGAACCAGGGCACGTGCACCAACTCCTGCCGCTGGGACTACAAGGTGACGACTTCCGACGGTCAACCGGCAAAAATGCTCAAAAACGAACAGGAAATCCTGCTCGAAGAAAAGCAGCGCCCCGGCGAGCTGATGCCCATCGAAGAAGACGAGCACGGCACCTACATCCTGAACTCCAAGGATTTGCGCGCCATCGAGCACGTGCATCGCCTGGTCGAGATCGGCATCGACTCGCTGAAGATCGAAGGCCGCACCAAGAGCCCGTATTACGTCGCCCGCACCTCGCAAGTTTATCGCCAGACGATTGACGACGCCGTCGCCGGCAAGCCGCTTGATCCGGCCCTGCTCCGTGAGCTGGAGGGCCTCGCCAACCGGGGCTACACCGACGGTTTCCTGCAGCGTCATCACGATGCCGATTACCAGAACTACCTGCGCGGCAGCTCTGAATCCGACCGCAGCCTCTACGTGGGCGATGCGATTCAGTTTGACGCCACGCGTGGCCTGATGGAAATCGATGTCAAAAACCGCTTTTCGATCGGCGACAAGCTGGAATGCGTCCACCCGTCCGGCAACCATGTGTTCACACTCACCCACATGGAGAACAAGAAGGGTGAAACCGTCACCGTGGCGCCGGGTAGCGGCCACCGGGTCTGGATTAATTTGCCCGCCATGTACACCGAATCGTTCGTCGCGCGTTTTGTTTAA
- a CDS encoding enoyl-CoA hydratase, with translation MTQVVLTETIGKVGLIRINRPEAMNALNNDVVDGIGAAINAYEADDNIGCIVITGNEKAFAAGADIGFMKDFDYMHAYKTDFITRNWERIKTTRKPVIAAVAGFALGGGCEMAMMCDMIYAADTAKFGQPEIKIGTLPGAGGTQRLPRAVGKAKAMDLCLTGRLMDAAEAEKSGLVARVIPADQLLDETLKAAQTIAGFSLPVVMMVKESINRAFESGLNEGLLFERRAFQASFGLEDQREGMAAFVEKRKPSFKNR, from the coding sequence ATGACCCAAGTAGTGCTCACCGAAACCATCGGCAAGGTTGGCCTGATTCGCATCAACCGCCCGGAAGCGATGAATGCGCTGAACAACGACGTGGTGGACGGCATCGGGGCGGCGATTAATGCTTACGAGGCCGACGACAACATCGGTTGCATCGTCATCACCGGCAATGAAAAGGCCTTCGCCGCTGGCGCCGACATCGGCTTCATGAAGGATTTCGACTACATGCATGCCTACAAGACCGACTTCATCACCCGCAACTGGGAGCGCATCAAGACGACGCGCAAGCCAGTGATTGCGGCGGTGGCCGGCTTTGCCCTGGGCGGCGGCTGCGAAATGGCGATGATGTGCGACATGATCTACGCGGCCGACACCGCCAAATTCGGCCAGCCTGAAATCAAGATCGGCACCCTGCCCGGGGCCGGTGGCACGCAGCGCCTGCCCCGCGCCGTCGGCAAGGCCAAAGCCATGGACCTGTGCCTGACCGGCCGCCTGATGGATGCTGCCGAAGCTGAAAAATCCGGCCTGGTCGCCCGCGTCATCCCGGCCGATCAGTTGCTCGACGAAACCCTGAAGGCCGCGCAGACCATTGCCGGCTTCTCGCTGCCGGTAGTCATGATGGTCAAGGAATCGATCAACCGCGCCTTCGAATCAGGGCTGAATGAAGGGCTGCTCTTCGAACGCCGTGCCTTCCAGGCCAGCTTCGGGCTGGAGGATCAGCGCGAAGGCATGGCAGCATTCGTTGAAAAACGGAAACCCAGCTTCAAGAACCGCTGA